The following proteins are co-located in the Cardiocondyla obscurior isolate alpha-2009 linkage group LG12, Cobs3.1, whole genome shotgun sequence genome:
- the LOC139107161 gene encoding zinc finger protein 90: MEGKRFAVGNHSRQNQVVFDAEDVFIDNNESSKACPERCLPIKIKTEILDEIENFSSNDELDVERCVGNKPSEEVSRHENSERTSESRCQRNASVSLSQRKMDEYTDLKEYIVALTRGKLLMCNVCKIEFPNEVEFKTHVIGQNHGKLFQCEICSRQFSKSSTLKNHLHMHFIPKPFACRQCELQFQTKHILEDHESKAHGMKSFECSICKKKLARHQSLRDHKLIHTNVRPHKCEICGKCFLRANSLRTHMTVHSADLPFACDLCPAKFKRSSVLKTHKLTHTDVRRFECDICKHRFHLKGALKHHVLAHYGIRPYKCEDCGKRYRRSWGLKVHRYRHTGVKRFECDFCKLRFIVKAKLANHIYTHTGEKPYKCDICGRQYGERYQLKAHKCTALPSNSLKCKPT; the protein is encoded by the exons ATGGAAGGCAAGAGGTTCGCTGTCGGCAATCATTCTCGACAGAATCAAGTCGTATTCGATGCGGAAGATGTGTTCATCGACAATAACGAGTCCAGTAAAGCTTGTCCTGAACGATGCCTTCCG attaaaataaaaaccgagATTCTGGACGAGATCGAGAATTTTTCATCCAACGACGAGCTAGATGTCGAACGGTGTGTCGGGAACAAACCGTCGGAAGAAGTATCACGCCATGAAAATTCTGAACGGACTTCGGAATCGCGCTGTCAAAGAAATGCAAGCGTTTCGCTTTCTCAAAGAAAAATGGACGAGTACACTGATTTGAAGGAATACATCGTGGCACTGACAAGAGGAAAGCTTTTAATGTGCAACGTCTGCAAGATCGAATTTCCGAACGAGGTCGAGTTCAAGACTCACGTGATTGGACAGAACCATGGAAAACTTTTCCAATGCGAAATTTGTTCGAGGCAATTCTCCAA ATCGTCAACTCTAAAGAATCACCTGCATATGCATTTTATTCCGAAGCCTTTCGCGTGCAGACAATGCGAGCTCCAATTTCAG ACGAAACATATATTAGAGGATCACGAGTCTAAAGCGCACGGGATGAAATCGTTCGAGTGTTCTATCTGCAAGAAAAAATTGGCGCGCCACCAGTCGTTGCGAGATCACAAATTGATACATACGAACGTGAGGCCTCACAAATGCGAGATCTGCGGCAAATGCTTTCTAAGGGCGAACAGCCTCCGGACTCACATGACCGTCCACAGCGCGGACTTGCCGTTCGCGTGCGATCTCTGCCCGGCGAAGTTTAAGAGATCGTCGGTGCTGAAAACGCACAAGCTGACGCACACGGACGTGAGAAGATTCGAGTGCGACATCTGCAAGCATCGTTTCCACCTGAAAGGCGCGCTAAAACATCACGTACTGGCGCATTACG gTATCAGGCCCTATAAATGTGAAGATTGTGGCAAGCGCTACAGAAGATCCTGGGGTTTGAAAGTGCACAGATATCGGCATACTGGCGTAAAGCGATTCGAGTGCGATTTCTGCAAGCTGCGTTTCATCGTGAAGGCGAAGCTCGCGAATCACATTTACACGCATACCGGCGAGAAGCCTTATAAGTGCGATATCTGCGGACGCCAGTATGGCGAGAGATACCAGTTGAAAGCGCACAAATGCACAGCATTACCTAGCAACTCGTTAAAATGTAAACctacttaa